The segment TTAGTTGTCATCTTCTTTTTCATACTAATTGCATATTTAGCGTTTAACCGTTCCCGAAAATCAGAACAAAACTTAGTCTGGGCAGGTATGGCAAAAGAAACTGCTCACCAGATTGGCACTCCTCTTTCTTCGCTTATGGCTTGGGTTGAAATATTAAAAAACAAAGAGGGCATGTCCGAAATAAGTGCCGAAATCAATAAGGATGTTATTCGATTAGAAACTATTACAGAACGCTTCTCGAAAGTTGGTTCAAAACCGAATCTAGAAAACCAAAACATTTACAATATTTTATCAAAGTCAGTAAGCTATTTGCAAAATAGACTCTCAACAAATGTCAATATTACATTAGATAATCAATGTAATGATGCCAATGCGCCTATTAATGCTACCTTGTTTGAATGGGTAATAGAAAATATTTGCAAAAATGCAGCTGATGCCATGAATGGAAAAGGTAAAATCACTATCACCATCCAATCAAAATCAGACTTTTTAACTGTTGAAATTAAAGATAATGGTAAAGGGCTTTCAAAAAATAATTTCAAACGAATTTTCGAGCCGGGCTTTACCACTAAAAAAAGAGGATGGGGTTTGGGCTTATCTCTCTCTAAACGAATAATCGAAGAATATCACCTAGGTAAGCTATTTGTAAAATCATCTAGCCCAGAAGGCACAGTATTTTGTATTTCTATTCACAGAAATTAATTACTACAACTCCCTTTACCTCGCTTGAAAAGGTACTCTTGATGGTATTCTTCAGCTCTGTAAAACGTTTCGGAAGGAACAATTTGAGTCACAATAGGGTTTTTAAATTTTTCTGAATCATCTAACGCTTTCATTGTATTAATTGCAATTTCTTTCTGCTCATCATCATGATAAAATACAGCAGATCGGTATTGAGTTCCAACATCAGGCCCCTGCTTGTTTAAAGTTGTTGGATTATGGTTTTCCCAGAAAATATTAATTAACTCCTCAAAAGATACTTGTTTGGGGTCATAAAGCACTTCTACCGCTTCAGCGTGATTAGTGTTTTCATAGCACACTTCTTTATAAGTAGGATTTTTAGTATTACCACCAATATAACCAACATCAGTTGAATAAACCCCCTTGAGTGGTCTATACAATTCTTCTACACCCCAAAAACAACCTGCTGCAAAAGTGGCCTTTTTAAGAGAGTCATGAGCTATGAACCGGATGCTAATACTATTGACACAATGACGTGTGTTTTCAGGTGTAAGTTTCTCTCCAACAAATACATGACCAAGATGACCGTCACATTTTGCACAAGTGATTTCTGTACGTTCATATCCCAAATGAAAATCAGAATATTTATTTATTGC is part of the Flavobacteriales bacterium genome and harbors:
- a CDS encoding HAMP domain-containing histidine kinase, whose translation is MGGINIYSKKKNWKIILVIFASIIALVSLSYTNNLVSELDKEERKKIELWAEATYQLVNSGMGPTNNILASRIMQENTTIPIILTNEVGEIIGDRNLPDRKFRDAYLKKQLEIMSEQHEPIKIEATMNGEVILTQYLYYKDSYILSQLRFYPFLQLVVIFFFILIAYLAFNRSRKSEQNLVWAGMAKETAHQIGTPLSSLMAWVEILKNKEGMSEISAEINKDVIRLETITERFSKVGSKPNLENQNIYNILSKSVSYLQNRLSTNVNITLDNQCNDANAPINATLFEWVIENICKNAADAMNGKGKITITIQSKSDFLTVEIKDNGKGLSKNNFKRIFEPGFTTKKRGWGLGLSLSKRIIEEYHLGKLFVKSSSPEGTVFCISIHRN
- a CDS encoding bifunctional methionine sulfoxide reductase B/A protein, which translates into the protein MKHNYFDNLSPEERRVIVDKGTEAPFTGEYDNFYEAGIFVCRACGNHLYDSSSKFDAGCGWPAFDKVKEGAINKYSDFHLGYERTEITCAKCDGHLGHVFVGEKLTPENTRHCVNSISIRFIAHDSLKKATFAAGCFWGVEELYRPLKGVYSTDVGYIGGNTKNPTYKEVCYENTNHAEAVEVLYDPKQVSFEELINIFWENHNPTTLNKQGPDVGTQYRSAVFYHDDEQKEIAINTMKALDDSEKFKNPIVTQIVPSETFYRAEEYHQEYLFKRGKGSCSN